The Treponema sp. J25 DNA segment GAAAAATAATGAGGCAGTGCGCCTACTTGTCAAAATATAAACAGATAGGTCAGAATTGACCGTAAGGAGTTTCCATGGCAGATATTACCTTCGAAATTCTTAAAACCTTCGGGGTGCTCTCGGAAGAACGGGGAGGATGGAAAAAGGAACTCAACCTGGTTTCCTGGAATGGTCGGGCCCCTAAACTCGACATCCGGGACTGGGCCCCGGATCACGAAAAAATGGGGAAGGGTATTACCCTCACGAAAGAAGAGGCCAAAAAGCTTATTGAACTGCTGCAGGGAGCGCTTCCATCCCTCGAATAACACCCAGGGAAGATTGCAAAAACGCCCGAACGCCCAAAGGGGGCTCATCATCCCCTGCCCCACTACTGCAATAGGTTACACGGGCGTACGCTAAACTTTTGAGAGTCTAACTGTCGTCTCGGAAAGGCTCTGATTAGTTACACGGCATCCCCTAAGCTTTTAATAGCCTCCTGGGTAAGGCGGTCTACCCGTTCGTTGTAAGGGTTCCCGGCGTGGCCCTTTACCCACCGCCAGGAAATAACAAGAAGGCTATTGAGGCGATCCAATTCTTCCCAGAGATCCCTGTTTTTAACCGGCTCCTTATTACTCGTTCTCCAGCCCCGGTTTTTCCATGCCTGAATCCACTCACTGATACCCTTTTGAACATACTGAGAATCGGTGTACAGTGTGATGGGGAGCCCCTGGAATTCTGACCGCTCAAGGACTCGGGTCAGGGCCGCCACGGTAGCGGAAAGTTCCATCCGATTGTTTGTTGTCTGGGGCTCGGCGCCCCAGCGCTCCTCCAACAGGGTACCCGCATCGTCTACAAGGCAGTAGGCCCAGCCTCCGGGCCCAGGGTTTCCCGAACAGCCCCCATCGGTAAATATGACAAGATGGTTCACCGCCGACCTTCCGAGCGCCAGGTAAGGGTGGGATCACTGGCAAGCCAGGCTTCTTCCAGCAGGGCCGCCGTTTCGTCCCATCCGATACAGGGGTCGGTTACAGAAACCCCATAGCGAAGCCCCTCTCCCCCCGGTGCAGGACTCTGACAGCCCGGTTCAAGGTTACTTTCCAGCATGAACCCCACCACAGGGGAATCTGCCTCCCTTCGCTGCACCAAAAGGTCCCGCAGGACCAGGGCCTGCCGTTCCGGCTTTTTCTCCGAATTCCCATGGCTACAATCAATTACGATAGAGGGGCGTAACCCCGCCTTTTTCATCCGTTCCGCCGCCTCTGCCACATGGAGCCGATCAAAGTTGGCGCCCCCTTTCCCTCCCCGGAGGATCAGATGACAATCGGGATTTCCCGTGGTCCGCATCACAATGGTGGTCCCTTCTTTGTCGATACCAACAAACGAATGGGGGCTACTGGCGGCTACAATAGCGTTGATAGCAATCTGCACGTCCCCATCGGTGGCGTTCTTAAACCCGATGGGCATGGAAAGCCCCGAGGCCATCTCTCGGTGGGTCTGAGATTCGGTGGTACGGGCTCCAATCGAGGCCCAGGAAATGAGTTCCGCAATATATTGAGGGATGATAGGATCCAGCATCTCACTTCCCGCGGGGAGCCCCATATCATTCAGTTGTACGAGCAAGCGCCGGGCAAGTCGAAGTCCCCGGGCAATATCGTAGCTATCATCCATGTTAGGGTCCACGATAAGTCCCCGCCAGCCCAGGGCGGTCCGGGGCTTTTCAAAATAGACCCGCATCACAATACAGAGCCGGTCCGCATACTTCTTTGCCAATTCCGCAAGGCGCCGACCATAGTCCAGGGCGGCCTCGGGGTCATGGATAGAACAGGGGCCCACAATGGCAAGGAGCCGTCGATCCTGGCCATGGATAATGTTGGTAATTTGCCGACGGGCCTCAAACACCACCCGGGCAGACTCATCCGTCATAGGGATTTCCCGGGCCAATTCTGCTGGCGAAATAAGCGGCGTTTCAGAAACGATCCGCAGGTTATTCGTTCGTATCATAGTGGGAAGATAAGGATACCCAATGAAAAAAGCTTAGACAAGTAGAGAAAGTCAAAACCAGAAGGAAAGAAGGAACAAAAGGAAGTCGAAAGGTGTGTCGCTCCTTTCGAGGGAAAGGGAGGGGCCCCTAGGGACCCCATGGCCGAATCGGCCGGTGAAAAATAAATAGAGGGGTATTCAGTCATCCCGAGATCCATTATAATAAAAAAACGAACCGAACCCGATGGGCACAAAAAAGATGGTCTATTTTTTTCATCCTACAGGAAGTATAGAGAGGGTTCGTATAATGGTTTTGTTTTATAGAGGGGAGACATACCAATGAAGATAATATTGGAAGGAATGTTGGCGAGCATAGTTTTGCTGTGCAGTTGTGGAACCCAGAGCTCAGAAAAAACCAAAGGACCAAATAAAGAGGTTATTAGTGAAAACACAACTGAAAATAGTGATGTCTATTCTATAGTTCTCAATAAAATAAGAGAACTCGATGCTGTCTCGAAAGACATACCTTACTCTGAACCGCTACCTGGTTTAAGAATAAGCAATAGAAGCACATATAATAACAATCCGCCTATTGATATTGTTTTCTATGTTTCCCATGAGATTGATGGTGTTCCACGAAATGTAGATTGCTATATTACCAATCTGGACAACATAGGTCTTACCTATTTTGGATCATTTGAGGCAATCCCTTTCGATGAAGACAAGGCGATTTCGGACATCTTTAGTAAAAGAAATACAGTACATAAGTACGACCTCATAATTCCAGATGGATGGGATTTTGGATTTGAAACCTATTATGTTGGTAGATCCTCAGAAATCGAGATTACCTATAATGATCGCTATTTATATTTAAGAAATATACTTCAAGATGAAATTACTCCATCTCAACTAACGGAAGAGGAGGAAGAACTCGAGGAGGATATAGGGCGAATAGTAAATGAAATCAAACGGTTTGCTGGTAGCAGAAGAGATCCTATACGCCTAAGGAATATTTACTATTTTTAATGTATTCAGGAGCCATCCCGAATTTTGTGTTTTCGGATTGAGTAATTGAGTGACTATATGGCGTTGGTTGTATAAATTGCTTTACGGATTGGTTCTGGGTATTTGAAAAAGGAGATAAGCTCTGGCCAGCGGTTGTGCCAGGAGCGGGACATCATGGGATACTTCGAATCCCACCGTTGGGCAAATTGCTCAAGCTCTTGCGCAGCAGCTTCTTCACTAGCTGCCGTATACACCTTTTTGCCATCATCTCTCATTGAGAACCAATGCATCGAGAAACACGATAGGATAGATCGGCTCACGGCTTCTCTTTCGCCAGCTATCCAGCAGTTCTTTTACTGAATCAGTAGCATGACTAATGCGTTCGGGGAATACATCAACTCCGTAAATCTCTTTAAGTAGTATAACCGTTTACACAAAATTTGTTACAGGCTCTTTGAACTTTTCTTTTATTGTTTGCATAATTTGTCTCCTTTACAATTGAATATAAGAATTTAATTTCTCTTATTAGGAACAATAACGGTAACCTCGCTATCTCTAAAATTAAAAATCCAATTAAACTGGCAAATAAACTCCATGCCAGCTAAAAGTTGTTGGTACGAAAAAAAATTCTTAAACGAGACTATTCTGTAAACTGGAAAATAAGTTACTACTATGTTTCCAATCCTTATATCGATTATATCTTTCTTAACAACATGTTTTATTTCTTTACCTGATGTATAGAAAGTTCTTTCTTCTGCTCTTTCTTTTGATAATAGTAAACCAAATTCATATTTTAACACATATCCATCACTTCCCGTGTCAATTAGCATACGATCATCATGATTTTCAAGTATTATTGGAATTTCTGAGGTTTGACTAATCGGCACTGTTGTTACTAACGTTGCATTATAGATTGGTATTTCTTCTTTATTTCTTAGCAAAAGCATTTTCTTATTCTCAAAATCAAGAATCATAATAAAATTGTTTAAGATGTTTCTACCGATAACTCCATCGATGGCATAGCCAACCGCTTTTGAATATTCTGACAAAGCAATATTTTTATCATCTACAAACCATTCTATTTCTTCTCCCTTGTAAGGACCAATAACAAAAGGTTCGTAAGTTACAATTCGTGGATAAAATCTTATGTTCAATCGAGAACCACTATAATAAATAGGTAAAAGAAATTGATTCTTTTTTATTTTTATACCATCAATTACATAGGATAAAAGGTAACTATCGGTAGATCCAGTATCGATAAGTAAATGTATTTTTTTTGAACCCAATAGTGCTTCGATAACTATAGGTTTATCTTTTTCTAGAGGGTTTGTAAATGATGAATTAGAGGTTATATTTTCCCATTTACCACCACTACATGGATAGGGTATATAGCTCCCGATTATTAATACAAAGAATAGTACTAAGAACACTATTATGAAAAAGAAGAGAACGTGTTTTATTTTCATTATAGTTAGACCTCAAATGAGCTTTAACCAAGATAAGCTCTCTAGAAGTTTTGATTACTAGAGAGCTTAGACTATCAAAAAACTTTTTAATAGGTTATTCTCCCACCTTTACGTTTCTCACCAGAGATACTATCTCTGTTTCTGTTGCTAGTACTACTAGCTGACTCTTTTTTTACCCACTTTTCGGTCACTTGTTCTTTATAAAAACCTATATCGATTGATCGAACAATGGTCACTTCTTTTTTTTCATAATCCCTGTTTAGATCACGCTGACCCATTCCCCCTTTCACCGCTGCACTATCCTGTTCCCCCAGCGCTATCCCCTCTACATCCGCGAAGGCTACAGCGGCCGCAGTCTGTTGGGGCGCCGATCCCGGAACAGGCATCTCCGCCATCACCATACTAGCACCTAATAACAGCACCAGTAAAGACGCAATTACCTTTTTCATTATAGCACCTCCAGAAAAATTTTGTACTTCTGGCCAGAAGATGACTTGATTATACCCCCCCCCCCCCGTGTTATTGTCAAGTCAAAAAATTATTTTGTGTCATTCTGGAGGTACTATGGCGGGGATTCTTTCTTTTCTTT contains these protein-coding regions:
- a CDS encoding PC4/YdbC family ssDNA-binding protein, producing the protein MADITFEILKTFGVLSEERGGWKKELNLVSWNGRAPKLDIRDWAPDHEKMGKGITLTKEEAKKLIELLQGALPSLE
- the rnhA gene encoding ribonuclease HI, which produces MNHLVIFTDGGCSGNPGPGGWAYCLVDDAGTLLEERWGAEPQTTNNRMELSATVAALTRVLERSEFQGLPITLYTDSQYVQKGISEWIQAWKNRGWRTSNKEPVKNRDLWEELDRLNSLLVISWRWVKGHAGNPYNERVDRLTQEAIKSLGDAV
- a CDS encoding 3-deoxy-7-phosphoheptulonate synthase; its protein translation is MIRTNNLRIVSETPLISPAELAREIPMTDESARVVFEARRQITNIIHGQDRRLLAIVGPCSIHDPEAALDYGRRLAELAKKYADRLCIVMRVYFEKPRTALGWRGLIVDPNMDDSYDIARGLRLARRLLVQLNDMGLPAGSEMLDPIIPQYIAELISWASIGARTTESQTHREMASGLSMPIGFKNATDGDVQIAINAIVAASSPHSFVGIDKEGTTIVMRTTGNPDCHLILRGGKGGANFDRLHVAEAAERMKKAGLRPSIVIDCSHGNSEKKPERQALVLRDLLVQRREADSPVVGFMLESNLEPGCQSPAPGGEGLRYGVSVTDPCIGWDETAALLEEAWLASDPTLTWRSEGRR
- a CDS encoding transposase, which encodes MHWFSMRDDGKKVYTAASEEAAAQELEQFAQRWDSKYPMMSRSWHNRWPELISFFKYPEPIRKAIYTTNAI
- a CDS encoding transposase, whose protein sequence is MLLKEIYGVDVFPERISHATDSVKELLDSWRKRSREPIYPIVFLDALVLNER